A stretch of Vibrio maritimus DNA encodes these proteins:
- the mltG gene encoding endolytic transglycosylase MltG: MLKKFLLLVIILAAVAVGSFVHVKNSVQDFVNQPLNLEEPTLITVERGNSLNTLMATFEGNQWIEPTPFAELVRRFHPELTQIKVGTFELKPTMTFKEAIDAVIEGKEYQLAITFIEGSTFKEWREQFANADYLEHKTLEMDEKAIAQELGIEHERLEGLFLAETYHYSVGDSDLDILKRANRKLNKVLSESWEQRQDKLPLKNEYEALILASIIEKETSVPSERERVASVFVNRLNIGMRLQTDPTVIYGMGDRYDGNIRKKDLREATPYNTYVINGLPPTPIAMPGKASIMASVNPEDSNYLYFVASGTGGHVFSKNLRDHNRAVQQYLKQLRSRK; the protein is encoded by the coding sequence GTGCTAAAGAAGTTTTTATTGCTCGTCATCATACTTGCTGCAGTCGCAGTAGGTAGCTTTGTTCATGTTAAAAATAGCGTGCAGGATTTTGTTAACCAGCCTCTGAACCTTGAAGAGCCAACACTGATTACCGTAGAGCGCGGCAACAGTCTCAATACGCTAATGGCGACATTTGAGGGTAATCAATGGATTGAACCTACGCCATTTGCCGAATTAGTTCGCCGCTTCCATCCAGAGCTCACGCAAATTAAGGTTGGAACATTCGAACTGAAGCCGACTATGACGTTTAAAGAGGCGATTGACGCGGTTATCGAGGGTAAAGAGTACCAACTTGCGATTACCTTTATTGAAGGCTCTACCTTTAAAGAATGGCGTGAACAGTTTGCTAATGCAGATTACCTAGAGCACAAAACGCTTGAAATGGACGAAAAAGCGATAGCGCAAGAGCTAGGCATCGAGCACGAACGCTTAGAAGGGCTCTTCCTTGCAGAAACCTATCATTACTCCGTGGGTGATAGTGACCTTGATATTTTAAAGCGCGCTAACAGAAAGTTAAACAAGGTACTTTCGGAAAGTTGGGAGCAGCGACAAGATAAGCTTCCACTAAAGAACGAGTACGAAGCCTTGATTTTGGCATCTATTATCGAGAAAGAGACCTCAGTACCATCAGAGCGCGAACGTGTGGCGTCTGTGTTCGTTAATCGCCTAAACATCGGTATGCGCCTGCAAACCGACCCAACGGTGATCTACGGCATGGGCGATAGATATGATGGCAACATTCGTAAGAAAGATCTTCGAGAAGCAACGCCATACAATACCTATGTCATTAATGGCTTACCACCAACGCCAATTGCAATGCCTGGTAAAGCATCTATCATGGCGTCAGTAAATCCGGAAGACAGCAATTATCTATATTTCGTGGCTAGCGGTACAGGTGGCCATGTCTTTTCAAAGAATTTAAGAGACCACAACCGCGCGGTCCAACAGTATCTAAAACAACTAAGAAGTCGAAAATGA
- the pabC gene encoding aminodeoxychorismate lyase, whose amino-acid sequence MFWRNGQKIDHVAVTDRSFQYGDGCFTTILTRYGKLQLWERHVTRMEKALKCLKIAPVDWHALRLEIESHASDASEAGIKLHVSRGQGGRGYSTKVTKGPFVTVSSFDFPPNYHEIRENGLELSISDVRLGHNALLAGLKHNNRLEQILAKENVESSGHLDGIVLDFNGKVIETTMANVFWVNNNQVFTPDLSVAGVAGVMREVVIEELTLLGIAVNVGHFELEDLLAAEEVFVTNCILGVAPITKIREVGLSIGPITKQIQEKLSLC is encoded by the coding sequence ATGTTTTGGCGAAATGGCCAGAAGATTGACCATGTTGCGGTCACGGATAGAAGTTTTCAATACGGTGACGGTTGCTTTACAACCATATTGACGCGATATGGCAAACTTCAGTTGTGGGAACGTCACGTCACTCGTATGGAAAAGGCGCTGAAGTGTCTTAAGATCGCGCCGGTAGACTGGCATGCTCTGCGGTTGGAGATCGAGTCACATGCGTCTGATGCAAGTGAAGCTGGCATAAAACTGCATGTAAGTCGCGGCCAAGGTGGGCGCGGTTACAGTACTAAGGTAACTAAAGGTCCTTTTGTTACCGTAAGTAGCTTCGATTTTCCACCGAACTACCACGAAATTCGTGAAAATGGCTTGGAACTATCAATCTCGGATGTACGACTTGGGCATAATGCTTTGCTGGCTGGACTCAAGCACAATAATAGACTGGAACAGATCTTAGCCAAGGAAAATGTTGAATCTAGTGGTCATCTTGATGGCATTGTGCTCGACTTTAACGGCAAAGTGATTGAAACCACAATGGCTAACGTATTCTGGGTGAACAACAATCAAGTGTTTACACCAGACCTTAGTGTTGCCGGAGTTGCTGGTGTCATGCGTGAGGTAGTGATTGAGGAGCTGACGTTACTGGGTATTGCTGTTAACGTTGGGCACTTCGAACTTGAAGATCTCCTTGCGGCCGAAGAAGTTTTCGTTACCAATTGTATTCTGGGGGTTGCACCCATCACTAAAATTAGGGAAGTTGGTCTGTCTATCGGTCCAATAACAAAACAGATTCAGGAGAAATTAAGTCTGTGCTAA
- the acpP gene encoding acyl carrier protein, giving the protein MSNIEERVKKIIVEQLGVDEAEVKNEASFVDDLGADSLDTVELVMALEEEFDTEIPDEEAEKITTVQAAIDYVNSAQ; this is encoded by the coding sequence ATGAGCAACATCGAAGAACGCGTAAAGAAAATCATTGTTGAACAGCTAGGTGTGGACGAAGCAGAAGTTAAAAACGAAGCTTCTTTCGTTGACGATCTAGGTGCTGACTCTCTAGACACAGTTGAGCTAGTAATGGCTCTAGAAGAGGAATTCGACACTGAGATTCCTGATGAAGAAGCTGAGAAGATCACTACTGTTCAAGCTGCTATCGACTACGTAAACAGCGCTCAGTAA
- the tmk gene encoding dTMP kinase codes for MNQGKFIVIEGLEGAGKSSAISVLRSELEAAGIDSIENTREPGGTALAEKLRALVKEEQEGEILQDRSELLLIYAARIQLLETVIKPALESGSWVIGDRHDLSSQAYQGGGRQIDKHIMSSLKEIALGDFKPDLTLYLDLDPRLGLERARGRGELDRIEKMDISFFDRTRERYLELANSDSSIVIIDASQDMESVQADIRHAVQAWLAAQ; via the coding sequence ATGAACCAAGGCAAATTTATCGTAATCGAGGGCCTAGAAGGCGCAGGTAAGAGTTCAGCAATCAGTGTGTTACGCTCTGAGTTAGAAGCAGCAGGCATTGATTCTATTGAAAATACTCGCGAGCCTGGTGGTACAGCCTTGGCTGAAAAATTGCGTGCCTTGGTAAAAGAAGAGCAAGAAGGGGAGATTCTTCAAGATCGCTCTGAGCTACTGCTGATTTATGCAGCTCGCATTCAATTGCTAGAAACCGTGATCAAGCCTGCTCTTGAGTCTGGCTCTTGGGTTATTGGTGATCGACATGATCTCTCTTCTCAAGCCTACCAAGGCGGTGGTCGTCAAATCGATAAGCATATTATGTCTTCGCTTAAAGAGATCGCACTTGGCGACTTTAAGCCAGACCTCACCCTGTATCTAGATCTTGACCCAAGACTCGGTCTTGAGCGAGCACGTGGTAGAGGTGAGCTAGACCGAATTGAGAAAATGGATATTTCATTTTTCGACCGCACCCGCGAACGCTACTTAGAATTGGCAAATTCGGATTCGAGCATTGTGATTATCGATGCAAGCCAAGATATGGAATCGGTTCAAGCGGACATTCGCCATGCTGTGCAAGCTTGGTTGGCCGCGCAGTAG
- the ptsG gene encoding PTS glucose transporter subunit IIBC: MFKNLFANLQKVGKSLMLPVSVLPVAGILLGVGAANLGFIPDVVSNLMEQAGGSVFGQMALLFAVGVALGFTNNDGVAGLAAIVGYGIMTATLSVMAGVMGVEKIDTGVLGGILVGGVAAWAFNRFFKIQLPEYLGFFAGKRAVPIITGFTAIALGIVLSIVWPPIGSAIGAFSHWAAEQNPQLAFGIYGVVERSLIPFGLHHVWNVPFFFEAGTCVNAAGETQNGVLTCYLVADEASRAAGNGFGQLAGGYMFKMFGLPAAAIAIAHCAKPENRAKVMGIMASAALTSFLTGITEPIEFSFLFVAPVLYAIHALLAGSAYVVANTVGFVHGTSFSHGLIDFLVLSGNSQKIGLMVGIGLIYAAIYYFVFRAVITAMDLKTPGREDETEEAGAAVSGNEMAGELVAAFGGKANITGLDACITRLRVAVADTEIVDQDKLKQLGAAGVVVVSGGVQAIFGTKSDNLKTDMDEWIRNHG, encoded by the coding sequence ATGTTTAAGAACCTTTTTGCTAACCTGCAAAAAGTTGGTAAGTCTCTGATGCTACCAGTATCGGTACTACCAGTTGCAGGTATTCTACTTGGGGTAGGTGCTGCTAACCTAGGCTTCATTCCAGATGTGGTTTCAAACCTAATGGAACAAGCTGGTGGTTCAGTATTCGGCCAAATGGCACTGCTATTTGCTGTAGGTGTTGCACTAGGCTTTACTAACAACGACGGTGTTGCAGGTCTTGCAGCTATCGTTGGTTACGGCATCATGACTGCTACGCTTAGCGTAATGGCTGGTGTTATGGGCGTTGAAAAAATCGATACAGGTGTACTAGGTGGTATCCTTGTCGGTGGTGTGGCTGCTTGGGCATTCAACCGTTTCTTCAAGATTCAACTTCCAGAATACCTTGGCTTCTTCGCTGGTAAGCGTGCTGTGCCAATCATTACTGGTTTCACTGCAATCGCACTTGGTATCGTACTGTCTATCGTATGGCCACCAATCGGTTCTGCAATCGGTGCATTCTCTCACTGGGCAGCTGAGCAAAACCCACAACTAGCATTCGGTATCTACGGTGTTGTTGAGCGTTCTCTAATCCCATTCGGTCTACACCACGTTTGGAACGTACCATTCTTCTTCGAAGCAGGTACTTGTGTTAACGCTGCAGGCGAAACTCAAAACGGCGTACTAACTTGTTACCTAGTTGCAGACGAAGCGTCTCGTGCTGCTGGTAATGGCTTCGGTCAGCTAGCGGGTGGTTACATGTTCAAGATGTTCGGTCTACCAGCTGCTGCAATCGCTATTGCACACTGTGCTAAACCAGAGAACCGCGCGAAAGTTATGGGTATCATGGCTTCTGCTGCTCTAACATCGTTCCTAACAGGTATCACTGAGCCAATCGAATTCTCATTCCTATTCGTAGCTCCAGTACTATACGCAATCCACGCTCTACTAGCTGGTTCTGCATACGTTGTTGCTAACACTGTAGGTTTCGTACACGGTACTTCGTTCTCACACGGTCTAATCGACTTCCTAGTACTGTCTGGTAACTCTCAGAAGATCGGTCTGATGGTTGGTATCGGTCTAATCTACGCAGCTATCTACTACTTCGTATTCCGCGCTGTAATCACTGCGATGGACCTTAAGACTCCTGGTCGTGAAGACGAGACTGAAGAAGCAGGTGCAGCAGTATCTGGCAACGAAATGGCTGGCGAACTAGTTGCAGCATTCGGTGGCAAAGCTAACATTACAGGTCTAGATGCATGTATCACACGTCTACGTGTTGCAGTAGCTGACACTGAAATCGTTGACCAAGACAAGCTTAAGCAACTTGGTGCAGCAGGTGTAGTTGTAGTATCTGGTGGTGTTCAAGCTATCTTCGGTACTAAGTCAGACAACCTGAAAACAGATATGGATGAGTGGATTCGTAACCACGGCTAA
- the holB gene encoding DNA polymerase III subunit delta': protein MQDYPWQADLWQKLKGNLERQHIPGAMLIQAKIGLGPEALVERYVAGLMCQNDASEPCGFCHACSLIASDSHPDVHFVEPEKDKKNLSVEQIRQANKWALESSQFGGYRLIILPQAERMNVSAANALLKTLEEPPSNCVFILTTEHAQRLLPTIRSRCEVWHLSAPSQAQSVDWVSAQLGKRISLRIAYLCQSEPLAIKSFVEQGREKELDTLLSAFLSAVTNRNADVTAFMNVFLKSDVTFDEQLSWLWLVLASAQKQSLGLVQGEMIPEAAQLASLYSYQSLFKQSESLAELKKQLSESSGLNAELLVTNWLYSFLTA from the coding sequence ATGCAGGACTATCCATGGCAGGCTGATCTGTGGCAAAAGCTCAAGGGGAACCTTGAGAGGCAGCATATTCCAGGAGCAATGCTGATCCAAGCTAAGATTGGCTTGGGCCCCGAGGCTCTAGTTGAGCGATATGTCGCAGGTTTAATGTGTCAGAACGATGCCTCTGAGCCGTGCGGCTTTTGTCATGCTTGCAGCCTGATCGCTTCTGATTCTCACCCAGACGTTCACTTCGTTGAACCTGAAAAAGATAAAAAGAACCTTTCGGTTGAGCAAATTAGACAAGCGAATAAATGGGCTCTTGAGTCTTCTCAGTTTGGTGGATATCGATTGATTATACTGCCTCAAGCCGAGCGCATGAATGTTTCCGCTGCCAATGCACTACTTAAGACTCTAGAGGAACCACCTAGCAATTGTGTGTTCATCCTAACGACAGAACATGCCCAGCGTTTGCTGCCCACTATTCGCAGCCGATGTGAGGTTTGGCATCTTTCTGCTCCGTCTCAAGCTCAATCTGTTGACTGGGTCAGCGCACAATTAGGAAAGCGTATTTCTCTTCGAATTGCTTACCTATGTCAGTCTGAGCCTTTAGCGATAAAATCGTTCGTAGAACAGGGTAGAGAAAAGGAGTTAGATACACTGCTCTCGGCATTTCTAAGTGCTGTAACGAATCGTAATGCGGACGTAACGGCCTTTATGAATGTATTCTTGAAAAGTGACGTCACCTTTGATGAACAGCTTTCATGGTTGTGGTTGGTATTGGCTAGTGCTCAAAAGCAGTCGTTAGGTCTTGTCCAAGGCGAGATGATTCCTGAAGCTGCCCAACTAGCATCGTTATATTCCTATCAGAGCTTGTTCAAGCAATCTGAATCCTTGGCAGAGCTCAAAAAGCAACTCAGCGAATCTAGCGGGCTAAATGCTGAGTTACTCGTGACTAATTGGCTATACTCTTTCTTAACCGCTTAA
- a CDS encoding GNAT family N-acetyltransferase, with product MNTNYTIYTKRLCLRLLTPDEAPILADTICTSPSLHQWIDWCHSEFTESEALDFIGATRLNWVKANAFGFAIFTRSDNEFLGMVALNEFYHTFNMGSLGYWMKDKAQQKGYAVEAMEALVEFSFAHLLLTRLEIVCDPANKPSYRFAEKLGATFECLAKNRYIFNGKPREGMVYSLLPSEWNLT from the coding sequence ATGAACACCAATTACACCATCTACACCAAACGGCTTTGCCTGCGCCTTCTGACGCCAGATGAAGCACCTATACTTGCAGACACCATATGCACCTCTCCATCACTTCATCAATGGATAGATTGGTGTCATTCAGAATTTACTGAGTCCGAAGCACTCGACTTTATCGGAGCAACACGCCTTAACTGGGTTAAAGCTAACGCCTTTGGCTTTGCCATTTTCACAAGAAGCGACAATGAATTTCTAGGAATGGTCGCGCTCAACGAGTTCTACCACACCTTCAATATGGGCAGTCTTGGTTATTGGATGAAAGACAAAGCTCAGCAGAAAGGATACGCAGTAGAAGCTATGGAGGCTCTAGTGGAGTTCTCTTTTGCCCACCTGTTACTCACACGCTTAGAGATAGTCTGCGACCCAGCCAATAAACCAAGTTATCGATTTGCCGAAAAGCTTGGTGCCACCTTCGAGTGCCTTGCAAAAAATCGTTATATCTTTAACGGTAAACCGCGTGAAGGAATGGTGTATTCACTATTGCCATCTGAGTGGAATCTTACATAG
- the fabG gene encoding 3-oxoacyl-ACP reductase FabG, whose amino-acid sequence MNLEGKIALVTGASRGIGRSIAELLVERGATVIGTATSDNGAAAISEYLGENGKGLALNVTDTDSIEAVLKQINDEFGAIDILVNNAGITRDNLLMRMKDDEWTDIMDTNLTSIFRLSKAVLRGMMKKRQGRIINVGSVVGTMGNAGQTNYAAAKAGVIGFTKSMAREVASRGVTVNTVAPGFIETDMTKALNDEQRAATLANVPAGRLGDPREIASAVAFLASPEAAYITGETLHVNGGMYMV is encoded by the coding sequence ATGAACCTTGAAGGCAAGATTGCCTTAGTAACAGGTGCAAGCCGTGGTATTGGTCGCTCAATTGCAGAGCTACTGGTAGAGCGCGGTGCGACAGTAATTGGTACGGCGACATCAGATAACGGTGCAGCTGCTATCAGCGAGTACTTAGGTGAAAATGGCAAAGGCCTAGCGCTAAACGTGACAGATACTGACTCGATCGAAGCTGTTCTTAAGCAAATCAACGATGAATTTGGTGCGATCGACATTCTTGTTAACAACGCTGGCATCACTCGCGATAACCTATTAATGCGTATGAAGGACGATGAGTGGACAGATATCATGGACACTAACCTAACGTCTATCTTCCGCCTATCTAAAGCTGTGTTGCGCGGTATGATGAAGAAGCGTCAGGGTCGCATCATCAACGTGGGTTCTGTCGTTGGTACTATGGGTAACGCTGGTCAAACGAACTATGCTGCTGCAAAAGCAGGCGTAATCGGTTTCACCAAGTCTATGGCTCGTGAAGTTGCTTCACGCGGTGTGACGGTGAACACAGTTGCACCAGGTTTTATCGAAACAGATATGACAAAAGCACTGAATGATGAGCAACGAGCTGCTACACTAGCCAACGTGCCTGCTGGTCGTTTAGGTGACCCACGTGAAATCGCTTCAGCTGTTGCATTTCTTGCATCGCCAGAAGCGGCATACATCACAGGTGAAACACTTCACGTAAATGGTGGCATGTACATGGTTTGA
- a CDS encoding TatD family hydrolase — translation MFVDSHCHLDKLNYEELHDGIEDVLKKAKAANVDKLLSVGVTLDSFPNMMELIKPYPEIMASCGVHPLDVESAFSLEQFKKYVANDRVVAVGETGLDYHYQPETAELQKKRFEQQVEVAVDVNKPLIIHTRNAREDTLSILRNGGADKCGGVIHCFTEDLAFAEAAMDLGFYISISGIVTFRQAKELKEVVKQLPLERLLIETDSPYLAPIPHRGKENQPAYVVEVAAYIAQLKGVSLSEVGEKTSKNYQDLFLR, via the coding sequence ATGTTTGTAGATTCCCATTGCCATCTCGATAAGCTGAACTATGAAGAGCTGCATGATGGCATCGAAGATGTACTTAAAAAAGCAAAAGCCGCCAACGTTGATAAGCTTTTATCTGTCGGTGTTACGCTTGACTCATTTCCAAATATGATGGAGCTAATCAAGCCATACCCAGAGATCATGGCATCTTGTGGTGTGCATCCACTTGATGTAGAGAGTGCTTTTTCTTTGGAGCAGTTTAAGAAGTACGTTGCCAATGACAGGGTCGTTGCTGTCGGTGAAACGGGTTTAGACTACCACTATCAACCAGAAACGGCTGAGCTGCAAAAAAAGCGTTTTGAGCAGCAAGTTGAGGTGGCGGTGGATGTCAATAAACCGCTAATTATCCATACTAGAAACGCGCGCGAAGACACGTTATCCATTCTTCGTAATGGCGGAGCGGACAAGTGTGGAGGTGTGATCCACTGTTTCACCGAGGATCTGGCTTTTGCTGAAGCAGCTATGGATCTCGGGTTCTATATTTCTATTTCGGGCATTGTCACTTTCAGGCAAGCCAAAGAACTCAAAGAGGTCGTGAAACAATTACCGCTTGAAAGGCTGCTTATTGAAACAGACTCTCCTTATCTCGCACCAATTCCGCATCGTGGTAAAGAGAATCAACCGGCCTACGTAGTGGAGGTTGCTGCCTATATTGCTCAGCTAAAAGGGGTATCGCTGTCAGAAGTTGGAGAAAAAACCAGCAAAAACTATCAGGATCTTTTTTTGCGTTAG
- a CDS encoding peptidoglycan binding protein CsiV, producing the protein MKKLIPLLMLLVSMPSLAQRQFDIEVIVFKRAVNPEKVNESWPNDMPDIDFSRAGSLNDSSYRASKGVQALPSASYQLNDEVAKLRNHAGYTVLMHKAWRQGDNGKGSAPVFRFRAGKDFSTQFYPDGSEKGSSSNTSSPVDGVTEVAIDKPLYELDGKLQIYVQHYLYAEAQLDLKSPSTKQVIVSSPIDETPADAIESNDLSENTASDDVQDSNVIAGNLAAIEPQRETLTFLKDYRLDQKRRMRSSETHYLDHPLMGMIIQVRRVQN; encoded by the coding sequence ATGAAAAAGCTGATCCCACTGCTAATGCTATTGGTTTCGATGCCAAGTTTGGCACAGAGACAATTTGACATAGAAGTGATCGTTTTTAAGCGCGCCGTCAATCCTGAAAAGGTCAATGAGTCATGGCCAAATGATATGCCAGACATCGACTTTAGTCGCGCTGGTTCCCTAAATGATTCAAGCTACCGTGCGTCTAAGGGGGTCCAAGCACTTCCGTCGGCTTCTTACCAGCTAAATGATGAAGTGGCTAAGCTACGTAATCACGCGGGTTACACCGTTCTAATGCACAAAGCATGGCGTCAGGGTGATAATGGCAAAGGCTCTGCTCCGGTTTTCCGATTCCGCGCAGGCAAAGATTTTTCTACTCAGTTTTATCCAGATGGCTCTGAAAAGGGAAGCAGCAGTAACACCTCTTCACCTGTAGATGGTGTAACGGAAGTCGCTATTGATAAGCCATTGTACGAGCTAGATGGCAAGCTACAGATCTACGTGCAGCATTACCTGTATGCCGAAGCTCAGCTTGATCTCAAATCTCCAAGTACCAAGCAGGTTATCGTCTCCTCGCCTATCGATGAAACACCAGCTGATGCAATAGAGTCTAACGATTTATCAGAGAACACAGCGTCTGACGATGTTCAAGACAGCAATGTTATCGCTGGTAACTTAGCCGCTATCGAGCCGCAACGCGAGACACTTACTTTCTTAAAAGATTACCGCCTCGACCAAAAGCGTCGCATGCGCAGTAGTGAAACACACTACCTAGATCATCCACTGATGGGGATGATCATTCAGGTGAGACGCGTACAAAACTAA
- the fabF gene encoding beta-ketoacyl-ACP synthase II, with protein MSKRRVVVTGMGMLSPVGNSVESSWKALLEGKSGIVNIEHFDTTDFSTRFAGLVKDFDGSEYVSKKDAKKMDLFIQYGIVAGMHALKDSGLEVTPENQHRVGVAIGSGIGGLDLIEAGHQALVSKGPRRVSPFFVPSTIVNMVAGQLSILAGLRGPNIAISTACTTGLHNIGHAARMIAYGDAEAMVAGGSEKASTPLGMAGFGAAKALSTRNDEPQKASRPWDVDRDGFVLGDGAGMLVLEEYEHAKARGAKIYAELVGFGMSGDAYHMTSPSEDGSGGALAMEAALRDAGITGEQIGYVNAHGTSTPAGDVAEIKGIKRALGEEGAKKVLVSSTKSMTGHLLGAAGSAEAIITIMSLVDQIVPPTINLDNPDPECDVDLVPFTARKVDMEYALCNSFGFGGTNGSLIFKKM; from the coding sequence GTGTCCAAGCGTCGTGTTGTTGTCACTGGCATGGGTATGTTGTCGCCGGTAGGCAACAGCGTAGAATCTTCATGGAAAGCCCTTCTTGAAGGCAAGAGTGGTATCGTAAATATTGAACATTTCGATACAACCGATTTCTCTACTCGTTTCGCTGGCTTAGTTAAAGACTTTGACGGTAGTGAATACGTGTCTAAAAAAGATGCTAAGAAAATGGATTTGTTTATCCAGTACGGCATCGTAGCAGGTATGCACGCACTCAAAGACTCTGGTCTTGAAGTCACTCCAGAAAACCAACACCGTGTAGGTGTGGCTATCGGTTCTGGTATTGGTGGCCTTGACCTAATTGAAGCGGGACATCAAGCGTTGGTATCGAAAGGCCCTCGTCGTGTAAGTCCTTTCTTTGTCCCTTCGACTATTGTAAACATGGTTGCTGGCCAACTTTCTATTCTTGCTGGATTACGTGGTCCTAACATTGCTATCTCTACAGCATGTACAACAGGCCTACATAACATCGGCCACGCTGCTCGTATGATCGCTTATGGTGATGCAGAAGCAATGGTTGCTGGTGGTTCTGAAAAAGCATCTACACCACTCGGCATGGCGGGCTTTGGCGCAGCGAAGGCGCTATCAACTCGCAATGATGAGCCTCAAAAAGCATCTCGTCCATGGGATGTTGATCGTGACGGCTTCGTGCTAGGTGATGGTGCAGGTATGTTGGTACTAGAAGAGTACGAACACGCAAAAGCACGTGGCGCTAAAATCTATGCAGAGCTTGTTGGCTTTGGTATGAGCGGTGACGCTTACCACATGACGTCTCCAAGCGAAGATGGCTCTGGTGGTGCGCTTGCAATGGAAGCAGCACTGCGTGACGCTGGTATCACTGGCGAACAGATTGGTTATGTTAACGCACACGGTACATCAACTCCTGCAGGTGATGTGGCGGAAATCAAGGGCATTAAACGTGCACTTGGCGAGGAAGGCGCGAAGAAAGTACTGGTTTCTTCTACCAAGTCTATGACAGGTCACCTATTGGGTGCTGCGGGCTCGGCTGAAGCTATCATTACCATCATGTCTTTGGTTGACCAAATTGTTCCACCAACGATTAACCTAGATAACCCTGATCCTGAATGTGATGTTGACTTAGTGCCATTTACCGCACGTAAAGTGGATATGGAATATGCACTTTGTAACTCATTCGGTTTTGGTGGTACTAACGGTTCGCTTATCTTCAAGAAGATGTAA